The genomic window CCCTGCACGGGCTCTGCAACCGCACCGGCGCGCTCCCCTCGCTTGCCTACCGGCACGAGGGGTTTTTTGTTGCACTGGAACTACCTAAACCACCGCATAACCCCTGCACCACTCCCCGCTTCGAGACCCGCACAAAACCCTCAGCTTCGAGAAGAGAATGCCGATGACCGAGCAGGCCACCGGGGCCCACCATCCGCAGCCGCGGGCCCGCACCGGCGGACAGCCCTCCGCCACCCCTGAGCACGTCACGGGCGCGCAGTCCCTCATCCGCTCTCTCGAGGAAGTCGGGGCCGACACGGTGTTCGGCATCCCCGGCGGCGCCATCCTCCCCGCGTACGACCCGCTGATGGACTCCACCCGGGTCCGTCACATCCTGGTCCGGCACGAGCAGGGTGCCGGTCACGCCGCCACGGGCTACGCCCAGGCCACCGGCAAGGTGGGCGTGTGCATGGCGACCTCCGGCCCCGGCGCCACCAACCTGGTCACCCCGATCGCCGACGCCCACATGGACTCCGTCCCGCTGGTCGCGATCACCGGCCAGGTCGCCAGCAAGGCCATCGGCACCGACGCCTTCCAGGAGGCGGACATCTGCGGCATCACGATGCCGATCACCAAGCACAACTTCCTGGTCACCAAGGCCGAGGACATCCCGCGCACGATCGCCGAGGCGTTCCACATCGCCTCCACCGGCCGCCCGGGACCGGTCCTCGTCGACATCGCCAAGGACGCCCTCCAGGCGCAGACCGTCTTCAGCTGGCCGCCGGGGACCGACCTCCCCGGCTACCGGCCGGTCACCAAGCCGCACTCCAAGCAGATCCGCGAGGCCGCGAAGCTGATCACGCAGGCCAAGCGCCCCGTGCTGTACGTCGGCGGCGGTGTCCTCAAGGCCCGCGCCACCGCCGAGCTGAAGGTCCTCGCGGAGCTCACCAACGCCCCCGTCACCACCACCCTGATGGCGCTGGGCGCGTTCCCCGACAGCCACCCGCTGCACGTGGGAATGCCGGGCATGCACGGTGCGGTCACCGCCGTCACCGCGCTGCAGAAGGCCGACCTGATCGTCGCCCTCGGCGCCCGCTTCGACGACCGTGTCACCGGCAAGCTGGACAGCTTCGCCCCGTACGCCAAGATCGTCCACGCCGACATCGACCCGGCCGAGATCGGCAAGAACCGCGCCGCGGACGTCCCGATCGTCGGTGACGCCCGCGAGGTCATCGCCGATCTGGTCCAGGCCGTCCAGGCCGAGCACAACGAGGGCAACACCGGCGACTACACCGCCTGGTGGCAGGATCTGAACCGCTGGCGCGAGACCTACCCGCTCGGCTACGACCTGCCGGAGGACGGCAGCCTCTCGCCGCAGCAGGTCATCCAGCGCATCGGCCAGCTCGCTCCCGAGGGCACCGTCTACGCGGCCGGCGTCGGCCAGCACCAGATGTGGGCCGCCCACTTCATCGACTACGAGAAGCCGGCCACCTGGCTGAACTCCGGCGGCGCCGGGACCATGGGCTACGCCGTCCCGGCCGCGATGGGCGCCAAGGCCGGCATGCCGGACCGTACGGTCTGGGCGATCGACGGTGACGGCTGCTTCCAGATGACCAACCAGGAACTGGTCACCTGCGCGCTCAACGACATCCCGATCAAGGTCGCGATCATCAACAACGGCGCGCTCGGCATGGTCCGCCAGTGGCAGACGCTCTTCTACAACGAGCGCTACTCCAGCACCGTCCTGCACGCCGACGAGACCGGCCACCACACGACCGGCTCCCAGGTCGGCGCGAGCCAGGCGCCCCGCAAGGGCACCCGCGTCCCGGACTTCGTGAAGCTGTCCGAGGCCATGGGCTGTGTCGCCCTGCGCTGCGAGGACCCGGCCGATCTGGACAAGGTCATCGCCGAGGCCAACGCGATCAACGACCGCCCGGTCGTGGTCGACTTCATCGTCCACGAGGACGCCATGGTGTGGCCGATGGTCGCCGCCGGCACCTCCAACGACGAGGTCCTGGCCGCCCGCGGGGTCCGCCCCGACTTCGGCGACAACGAAGACGACTGAACCGGCAGCGAGAGTCAGAGAGAGTAGAGAGAGACACCACGACCATGTCCAAGCACACGCTCTCCGTCCTGGTGGAGAACACCCCGGGCATCCTCGCCAGGATCGCCGCCCTGTTCTCCCGTCGCGGCTTCAACATCGACTCGCTCGCCGTCGGCATCACCGAGCACCCCGACATCTCCCGCATCACCATCGTGGTCAACGTCGAGGACCTGCCGCTGGAGCAGGTGACCAAGCAGCTCAACAAGCTGGTCAACGTCCTGAAGATCGTCGAACTCGAGCCCGGCGCCGCGATCCAGCGCGAGCTCGTCCTGGTGAAGGTCCGCGCAGACAACGAGACGCGCTCCCAGATCGTCGAGATCGTCCAGCTCTTCCGCGCCAAGACCGTGGACGTCTCGCCCGAGGCCGTCACCATCGAGGCCACCGGTTCGAGTGACAAGCTGGACGCCATGCTGAAGATGCTGGAGCAGTTCGGCGTCAAGGAGCTCGTCCAGTCCGGCACGATCGCCATAGGGCGCGGCGCGCGGTCCATCACGGACCGCAGCCTGCGAGCCCTCGACCGCAGCGCGTAACCCGCCCGCCGCGGCGCCGCGCCCGCATACCGAGACTCACGAACCCCTACATCCCTCCCCGCCGTACGGTGGGACGCAACACCAGAACACCCAAGGAGAAACCCAGTGGCCGAGCTGTTCTACGACGACGACGCCGACCTGTCCATCATCCAGGGCCGCAAGGTCGCGGTGATCGGCTACGGCAGCCAGGGCCACGCCCACGCGCTGTCGCTCCGTGACTCCGGTGTGGACGTCCGCGTCGGTCTGCACGAGGGGTCCAAGTCCAAGGCCAAGGCCGAGGAGCAGGGCCTGCGCGTGGTGACGCCGTCGGAGGCATCCGCCGAGGCCGACGTCATCATGATCCTGGTGCCGGACCCGATCCAGGCCCAGGTGTACGAGGAGTCCGTCAAGGACAACCTGAAGGACGGCGACGCCCTCTTCTTCGGCCACGGCCTGAACATCCGCTTCGGCTTCATCAAGCCGCCGGCCGGTGTCGACGTCGCCATGGTCGCCCCCAAGGGCCCGGGCCACCTGGTCCGCCGCCAGTACGAGGAGGGCCGCGGTGTTCCCTGCATCGCCGCCGTCGAGCAGGACGCCTCCGGCAACGCCTTCGCGCTGGCGCTCTCGTACGCCAAGGGCATCGGCGGCACGCGCGCCGGCGTCATCAAGACCACGTTCACCGAGGAGACCGAGACCGACCTGTTCGGTGAGCAGGCCGTCCTCTGCGGTGGCACCGCCGCGCTGGTGAAGGCGGGCTTCGAGACGCTGGTCGAGGCGGGCTACCAGCCGGAGATCGCGTACTTCGAGTGCCTCCACGAGCTGAAGCTGATCGTGGACCTCATGTACGAGGGCGGCCTGGAGAAGATGCGCTGGTCGGTCTCCGAGACCGCCGAGTGGGGCGACTACGTCACCGGCCCCCGCATCATCACGGACCAGACCAAGGCCGAGATGAAGAAGGTCCTCGCCGAGATCCAGGACGGCACGTTCGCCAAGAACTGGATGGACGAGTACCACGGCGGTCTGAAGAAGTACAACGAGTACAAGCAGCAGGACGAGGACCACCTGCTGGAGACCACCGGCAAGGAGCTGCGCAAGCTCATGAGCTGGGTCGACAACGAGGAGGCGTAGAC from Streptomyces sp. FIT100 includes these protein-coding regions:
- a CDS encoding acetolactate synthase large subunit, whose product is MPMTEQATGAHHPQPRARTGGQPSATPEHVTGAQSLIRSLEEVGADTVFGIPGGAILPAYDPLMDSTRVRHILVRHEQGAGHAATGYAQATGKVGVCMATSGPGATNLVTPIADAHMDSVPLVAITGQVASKAIGTDAFQEADICGITMPITKHNFLVTKAEDIPRTIAEAFHIASTGRPGPVLVDIAKDALQAQTVFSWPPGTDLPGYRPVTKPHSKQIREAAKLITQAKRPVLYVGGGVLKARATAELKVLAELTNAPVTTTLMALGAFPDSHPLHVGMPGMHGAVTAVTALQKADLIVALGARFDDRVTGKLDSFAPYAKIVHADIDPAEIGKNRAADVPIVGDAREVIADLVQAVQAEHNEGNTGDYTAWWQDLNRWRETYPLGYDLPEDGSLSPQQVIQRIGQLAPEGTVYAAGVGQHQMWAAHFIDYEKPATWLNSGGAGTMGYAVPAAMGAKAGMPDRTVWAIDGDGCFQMTNQELVTCALNDIPIKVAIINNGALGMVRQWQTLFYNERYSSTVLHADETGHHTTGSQVGASQAPRKGTRVPDFVKLSEAMGCVALRCEDPADLDKVIAEANAINDRPVVVDFIVHEDAMVWPMVAAGTSNDEVLAARGVRPDFGDNEDD
- the ilvN gene encoding acetolactate synthase small subunit; this translates as MSKHTLSVLVENTPGILARIAALFSRRGFNIDSLAVGITEHPDISRITIVVNVEDLPLEQVTKQLNKLVNVLKIVELEPGAAIQRELVLVKVRADNETRSQIVEIVQLFRAKTVDVSPEAVTIEATGSSDKLDAMLKMLEQFGVKELVQSGTIAIGRGARSITDRSLRALDRSA
- the ilvC gene encoding ketol-acid reductoisomerase, which translates into the protein MAELFYDDDADLSIIQGRKVAVIGYGSQGHAHALSLRDSGVDVRVGLHEGSKSKAKAEEQGLRVVTPSEASAEADVIMILVPDPIQAQVYEESVKDNLKDGDALFFGHGLNIRFGFIKPPAGVDVAMVAPKGPGHLVRRQYEEGRGVPCIAAVEQDASGNAFALALSYAKGIGGTRAGVIKTTFTEETETDLFGEQAVLCGGTAALVKAGFETLVEAGYQPEIAYFECLHELKLIVDLMYEGGLEKMRWSVSETAEWGDYVTGPRIITDQTKAEMKKVLAEIQDGTFAKNWMDEYHGGLKKYNEYKQQDEDHLLETTGKELRKLMSWVDNEEA